The window acttcacttttttatgtactcacctgtgtatgacgtcgatggcaggtacatgggtgctgCCTTATGCCACGTGCTGCATGAGGGCTCTGCATTTTTACCCGTGATAACTCGTGAGTCCTTTTGCCATTTTTTTTGCATGTTCATTTTTCATGTCCACACCAGTATGTGCTCTTTTTTCGCTTGCGTTACCTTGATTAGCCATAttagctagttgaagttggctgcccatacatttgtcagtgttagcgccttgCGACTGAACTTGCCACGGGGCCCCCCTAagagtgttttggtcataagaacctgcaaaaaaatgacagtgtacgacataagtagaatgtcatcttcatcgttgcCAAGATGGCAACCGTTCTGTTCTTTTGTTATCACGCATCATACCAACGCCTGCATAttgttctagtagtggcagcaacggccctgcagagatgagttgactgtactctgatgcattccaagggggcgtttctggcctttgagaaccccaagtatcagtgccatcttcgtgattcattctttcTGTGTCTCGCTTCTTTCCAATGTGTTCTCAATCGCTGCATGAACAAGAACGCATCAACAATCCACAAGAATTGTATTCTTTCGCTGCTTGCACATAGAAGATAGGGATGGCAAGCAACAGGTCAACTAGATGGCAGTTACTGACAACGAAAGGTGGCAACTGTCGTTatacacaagtggcaattaatTTTTACCACCCCCTTCATTCCAAAATTGTCCTTCCTCTCCTTTTTTTAGGGATTCCCACTCATCCATTTTCATGCCCAACTACTTGCGTCAATCAAACTAGGAACTTAAGTTAATCACAAACGTATTACATGGCAGATCTAGTGTATTCCGCCTGGCAATTGCGAATAtacactgaaccatgcagtgttctACCCCTATAGCATGGATCCAGTACCAGATCGTGAGATTTTCAGCCTTAAGGATGAGAAGGATGAGATCGGGAGATTTCACCTGGTTTTAGCTGATCGTCTCTGGAGGGCTCGGTTGGAGTGGGGTGGTGGGGGTGGGGAGGGTTGGGGTGTGGTTTGCGGTGGGAGTGCCCTATGGATCTGCCCTGGTTGCCATGACAACCATAGATGGCCGACGACGGAGGTCGGGGTTCGAGAGGTGGGGGACGATGGCTGCAGACGAGAGAGGGGATGGATCGGAGGCCGGGAACGgctgggtcgtgcgggcagcgGGTTGTCTGGCCCGGACGGGGCAGTGCGGGCGGggttgccacacaccggacgtgcgggcTGTGCAATTGCGCGCCCGGACGCGGTCGTGCAGGCGGGTTCTTGTTCACGCCACACGAGGCGTGTGGGCGGGTTCGCATACATGCCACACATGTGGCAGTTATCGCGACCCTATTAATAATGTCACCAAGCCAACTCACCATCTATTATATAATTATAAGACAAGAggcaaacaagccatcacgtttaCCCACAAAGGTTGAATTATCTCAACCATTATCTTTTTAATATAAACGGCCGAGATCTAAAGATGTAACGTAACAAACAAATTAAATCACGTACATATATGATGGAAAGTGCAAGCATAGTCACGTACATCAGAAGGCAAATAGAAGTTTTACTATGCCACCATAGCACGCTGTACGTGGTAATAAGGGACACGTTAATAGGCAGGTAATCAGCTTCACAACAGAATATACACATAATCTGGTCCGATTTGAACTCTAACCGAAGAAAAAACAACAAGACAGCCACGCTATGTGTTGGCCGACCTGGCCCCTATCGGCCAGATTCATGGAAGAGAAAACGGGcaagcaaaaaaaataaagaaattagcgacatagtctctacctaataataaagcggcTAGCGTTTCTGGTCGTCCGTCGTCGTGGCTGTTTTGCAAAAAAGCCCTTCAGTTTTCCAGAAATTGCACCGCGGTCTCTCTTTAAGTGAGGAACGGCGGCTCTGCTCGTTCTCGAGCAGCGCAGGGGAAGAAAATGCGGCGGTGTCAGGCTGCGGGACTTGGCGTGGCGATGAAGATCCGGCGGATCCAGTCGAGGACGTGGCCGGAGGCGGGCGGAGAGTTTGAGGAGGCGACGTTCATGCTGGCGGCGACCTCCTGTGGTGTGCAGTGGGAGAGAGCTTTGAGTAAAggtgagaggaaggagaagaaagaaGAGAGACGGGGCGAAGGGCGACGTGATGTAGGTGCTGCTCACCGGCGGGAGGACGGCGAGggcggaggaaggcggcggcggactGGGCCTTGGGCGACGCGGTCGGATCGAGCAGTGCTCGATGCAGAAGCGGGCGCTGGCTCGCTGCTCCTCCCGAGACGAAGCAGGGGTGCGATGCAGTTGACTTGGTGGATGAGGGCCGGCACCTTGACGACTCCGGCGAGGCAGAGAGGACTGGGACGGACACGGGGAAGACGGATCCGTCCGTTTGCCGGCTCGATCTGGAGGTGGGCAAGCCCGGGCGGTGTGTAGCAACGGTTGAAGGTGCCGGCGGCCATGAAGCTCCGATGGTGGCGCTGCACATAGTAAAAAAAACGGAGGGAGCTGAGGTCAGGCAGGAGATGGAGAGCACGGGGACGAGGAGAGGCCGAGGCGCAGCTGTGCGTGCTCTGCTCACCGGCGGCCTAGCCGACGAGGCGGCGGAGCGGCAGTGGACTGGCCGGCCGAGGAATGGCGATGTTTTGGATAAGGGAGCATGCAGTGTGCGGCTCGGTGGGGACTGGGGAGTAGTGCCTGTTGCTATTTTTTTTAATCAAAATCGTTGTTGCTAGATGTACAACGACAGGAAGCTGCTGGATGCAACGATTACAATTTTTTTCGGTGCTCATCCGTTGGATTTATGTGCGATTTTTCATGGCGTTGCAACAAATGGTTTTCTGCTAGGTGTCCACTCCTCACATTGGCTCACTGTGATTATTTGACTGTACCGCCTTACACTCTAACGGCAACAGTTTTAACTTAGTAAGCCATATGCTGATATTCATGTGGCTGTGATCTCAGAAATAAAAGTTTATAGGAAAGGAACAGAAACATTCACTGAACATAGGGTTGTGTTGTACATGTACTGAGAAAGGTTTGTACAATATGAAAATATGTTTCAAGGTGAAACAAATTATGATTATTAGTCATGGCAGTTGTAGGCACAGCTAGAGTCAACTAGGTGTTGTAATGCTG is drawn from Triticum dicoccoides isolate Atlit2015 ecotype Zavitan chromosome 6B, WEW_v2.0, whole genome shotgun sequence and contains these coding sequences:
- the LOC119326749 gene encoding uncharacterized protein LOC119326749; the protein is MLPYPKHRHSSAGQSTAAPPPRRLGRRATIGASWPPAPSTVATHRPGLPTSRSSRQTDGSVFPVSVPVLSASPESSRCRPSSTKSTASHPCFVSGGAASQRPLLHRALLDPTASPKAQSAAAFLRPRRPPAGGRRQHERRLLKLSARLRPRPRLDPPDLHRHAKSRSLTPPHFLPLRCSRTSRAAVPHLKRDRGAISGKLKGFFAKQPRRRTTRNASRFIIR